A DNA window from Gillisia sp. Hel1_33_143 contains the following coding sequences:
- the lepA gene encoding translation elongation factor 4, protein MKNIRNFCIIAHIDHGKSTLADRLLDFTGTVTDREKQEQLLDSMDLERERGITIKSHAIQMEYTFKGEQYILNLIDTPGHVDFSYEVSRSIAACEGALLIVDAAQSIQAQTISNLYLALENDLEIIPVLNKVDLPSANPEVVTDDIVELLGCDPSDVIPASAKTGIGIEEILTAIIERIPPPTGKVDAPLRALVFDSVYNPFRGVETYFRVINGSIKKGQNIKFVATDKTYFADEVGTLRLKQFPRQEIKTGDVGYLITGIKDAREVKVGDTITDAKNPTTEAVAGFEDVKPMVFAGIYPVDTEEYEDLRSSMEKLQLNDASLVFTPESSAALGFGFRCGFLGMLHLEIIQERLEREFDMTVITTVPNVSYHAFTHKHPDEMILVNNPSDLPEPSSLNRVEEPYIKASIITKADFVGPVMSLCIEKRGQITNQTYLTPERVELNFDMPLAEIVFDFYDRLKTVSKGYASFDYSPIGMRASKLVKVDVLLNGSVVDALSALLHVDNAFDIGKKMCEKLKELIPRQQFDIPIQAAIGAKIISRETVKALRKDVTAKCYGGDISRKRKLLEKQKKGKKRMRQVGNVEIPQEAFMAVLKLND, encoded by the coding sequence ATGAAGAACATACGTAACTTTTGTATTATTGCCCATATTGATCACGGGAAAAGTACGTTAGCAGATAGATTACTCGATTTTACCGGAACGGTAACAGATCGTGAAAAGCAAGAGCAATTACTGGATAGTATGGATCTTGAGCGTGAGCGTGGGATCACAATAAAAAGTCATGCTATTCAAATGGAATACACCTTTAAGGGTGAACAATATATTTTAAACTTAATTGATACTCCTGGACACGTAGATTTCTCTTACGAAGTTTCCAGGTCTATCGCAGCTTGTGAAGGTGCACTTTTAATTGTAGATGCAGCACAGAGCATTCAGGCACAAACTATCTCTAACCTCTATTTAGCATTAGAAAATGATCTAGAGATCATTCCTGTGCTTAATAAAGTAGATTTACCAAGTGCAAATCCAGAAGTGGTTACAGATGATATTGTTGAATTATTAGGATGTGATCCTTCAGATGTGATTCCTGCAAGTGCTAAAACAGGTATAGGAATAGAGGAGATTCTTACCGCTATTATAGAACGCATTCCTCCACCAACCGGAAAAGTGGATGCGCCTCTTAGAGCATTGGTTTTTGATTCTGTTTACAATCCTTTTAGAGGAGTAGAAACCTATTTTAGAGTTATTAATGGTTCTATCAAAAAAGGGCAAAACATTAAATTTGTTGCTACAGATAAAACATACTTCGCAGATGAAGTTGGTACACTAAGGTTAAAACAATTTCCAAGACAAGAGATAAAAACAGGAGATGTTGGATATCTAATTACTGGGATAAAAGATGCAAGAGAAGTAAAAGTTGGTGATACTATTACAGATGCTAAAAATCCAACTACAGAAGCTGTGGCAGGTTTTGAGGACGTAAAACCAATGGTTTTTGCCGGAATCTATCCTGTAGATACAGAAGAATATGAAGATCTAAGATCTTCTATGGAAAAATTACAGCTTAATGATGCTTCTTTGGTATTTACTCCAGAAAGCTCTGCTGCTTTAGGGTTTGGTTTTAGATGTGGATTCTTAGGAATGTTACACTTAGAGATCATTCAGGAAAGATTGGAAAGAGAGTTTGATATGACCGTTATCACTACGGTTCCTAACGTTTCATACCATGCATTTACGCATAAACATCCAGATGAAATGATTCTGGTTAATAACCCTTCAGATCTTCCGGAACCATCAAGTTTAAATAGAGTAGAAGAACCTTATATTAAAGCGAGTATCATTACCAAAGCCGATTTTGTTGGTCCTGTAATGTCTCTTTGTATAGAAAAACGTGGCCAGATCACCAATCAAACTTATCTTACTCCAGAGCGAGTAGAGCTTAATTTTGATATGCCTTTGGCAGAGATCGTTTTTGACTTTTATGATAGATTGAAAACAGTTTCTAAAGGCTATGCTTCTTTTGATTATTCTCCAATAGGAATGCGTGCTTCTAAACTGGTTAAAGTAGATGTACTTCTTAATGGAAGTGTGGTAGATGCACTATCTGCATTACTGCACGTAGATAATGCTTTTGATATTGGTAAGAAAATGTGTGAAAAGTTGAAAGAGCTTATCCCAAGACAACAATTTGATATTCCAATACAAGCTGCCATAGGAGCAAAGATCATTTCTCGTGAAACGGTGAAAGCTTTGAGAAAAGACGTTACAGCAAAATGTTATGGAGGAGATATATCTCGTAAAAGAAAGCTTCTAGAAAAGCAGAAAAAAGGTAAAAAACGTATGAGACAGGTAGGGAATGTTGAAATTCCTCAAGAGGCATTTATGGCTGTTCTTAAATTGAACGATTAA
- a CDS encoding sugar MFS transporter — protein sequence MKNQSTLGTPQVSAKSETNRSILIIGALFFIFGFVTWLNSVLVPYLKIACELNNFQSYFVVSAFYISYLVMALPSAKILKLTGFKKGMSVGLLVMAVGALIFVPAAYTRTYGLFLLGLFVLGTGLAILQTAANPYITILGPIESAAKRISIMGICNKIAGTLAPLVLGAIVFKNTETLVEELTLMSVAEKALVLDELSERVVVPYLIMMGVLILLAVMIYFSSLPEVDTDSEDEELAKTNVNKTSIFQFPHLLLGTLAMFFYVGVEVIAGDTVISYAASQGIPLIDAKVFTSYTLGAMIIGYIIGISTIPKYISQEKALRISAIVGIIFGLGAIFSGGFISVLFISLLGLGNAMVWPAIWPMSIAGLGRFTKIGSSFLIMAIAGGAILPPLYGYLADIVNPQNAYWIVIPCYAFILFFASKGYKIRSN from the coding sequence ATGAAAAACCAATCAACTTTAGGCACACCACAAGTCAGTGCGAAATCTGAAACTAATCGTTCCATTCTTATCATTGGAGCACTCTTCTTTATCTTCGGATTTGTTACATGGCTAAATTCTGTACTAGTACCGTATTTGAAGATCGCCTGTGAACTTAATAACTTTCAATCCTACTTTGTTGTAAGTGCCTTCTATATCTCATATTTAGTAATGGCTCTGCCGTCTGCTAAGATCCTTAAACTTACAGGTTTTAAAAAAGGTATGTCTGTAGGATTACTAGTAATGGCAGTTGGGGCTTTAATTTTTGTTCCTGCAGCTTATACTAGAACCTATGGCTTATTTCTTTTGGGTCTTTTTGTGCTAGGAACCGGCTTAGCAATATTACAGACTGCTGCAAACCCTTACATTACTATTTTAGGCCCAATAGAAAGTGCTGCTAAGAGAATTAGTATTATGGGTATTTGCAATAAGATAGCAGGAACTCTAGCGCCTTTGGTGCTGGGAGCCATTGTTTTTAAAAATACCGAAACTTTAGTGGAAGAGTTAACTCTCATGAGCGTAGCAGAAAAGGCGCTTGTTTTGGATGAGCTTTCGGAAAGGGTAGTAGTACCATATCTTATTATGATGGGGGTTCTTATTTTACTGGCAGTTATGATCTATTTTTCTTCCTTACCAGAAGTAGATACAGATTCTGAAGATGAAGAATTGGCAAAAACCAATGTAAATAAAACCAGCATCTTTCAGTTTCCACATTTATTGCTAGGTACCCTTGCCATGTTCTTTTATGTAGGTGTGGAAGTGATAGCAGGAGATACCGTTATTAGTTATGCAGCTTCTCAGGGTATTCCGCTAATAGATGCTAAAGTCTTTACCTCGTATACTTTAGGAGCCATGATCATTGGATATATTATAGGTATATCTACAATCCCAAAATATATTTCTCAAGAAAAAGCCTTAAGAATTTCTGCTATTGTAGGGATTATCTTCGGGTTAGGGGCCATCTTTTCAGGTGGGTTTATATCAGTACTATTTATCTCATTATTAGGATTAGGAAATGCTATGGTGTGGCCGGCTATTTGGCCAATGTCTATTGCAGGCTTAGGTAGATTCACCAAAATTGGATCTTCATTTCTAATTATGGCTATTGCAGGTGGTGCTATTTTACCTCCTTTATATGGATACCTGGCAGATATTGTGAATCCTCAGAATGCCTATTGGATCGTAATTCCTTGTTATGCATTTATACTATTCTTTGCCAGTAAAGGATATAAGATAAGAAGTAACTGA
- the murQ gene encoding N-acetylmuramic acid 6-phosphate etherase codes for MNKRTTEQSSLYNDLEKMNTRQLLTNINNEDKKVSEAIEKEIPSIERLVDVIVEKISKHNGRLFYIGAGTSGRLGVLDASECPPTFGVSDNVIIGLIAGGDVALRKAVENAEDNNNKAWEDLNEYNINKNDVLIGIAASGTTPYVIGGIERARENGLITGCITNNADSPLANASEFPIEVVVGPEFVTGSTRMKSGTAQKLVLNMISTSVMIKLGRVKGNKMVDMQLSNAKLVDRGIKMIMEELDVDKEKASELLKEYKNVRSAIHNHRG; via the coding sequence ATGAATAAAAGAACCACAGAGCAAAGCTCACTATATAATGATCTGGAAAAGATGAATACGCGTCAGTTATTGACAAATATCAACAATGAAGATAAGAAGGTATCAGAAGCTATAGAAAAGGAGATTCCAAGTATAGAAAGATTGGTAGATGTTATAGTGGAAAAAATATCTAAACATAATGGGAGACTTTTTTATATAGGAGCAGGAACCAGTGGAAGGCTGGGGGTTTTAGATGCTTCAGAATGTCCTCCAACTTTTGGAGTTTCAGATAATGTAATTATAGGATTGATAGCCGGTGGAGATGTTGCCTTGCGAAAGGCGGTTGAAAATGCCGAAGACAATAATAATAAGGCTTGGGAAGACCTAAACGAATATAATATCAATAAAAACGATGTACTAATAGGTATAGCGGCCTCTGGTACTACACCCTATGTTATTGGAGGAATAGAAAGAGCCAGAGAAAACGGACTTATCACGGGATGTATAACCAATAATGCAGATTCTCCACTTGCCAATGCTTCAGAATTTCCAATAGAAGTAGTAGTAGGGCCGGAGTTTGTAACGGGTAGCACCAGAATGAAATCTGGTACAGCACAAAAATTGGTGCTGAATATGATCTCTACTTCAGTAATGATAAAATTAGGAAGGGTAAAAGGAAATAAAATGGTAGACATGCAACTATCTAATGCCAAATTAGTAGACCGCGGTATTAAGATGATCATGGAAGAGTTGGATGTAGATAAAGAGAAAGCTTCAGAATTATTAAAAGAATATAAAAATGTACGCTCGGCTATACACAATCATAGGGGGTAG
- a CDS encoding SusC/RagA family TonB-linked outer membrane protein, translated as MEKRLLLILLCFIGMQSFAQERRVTGTVKDGNGLPVAGASVYIKDTNNGAVTDMDGNFALNAPDNMEAILVISSLGFDTQEIKLQNKSTFNIQLSENLEGLDEVVVTALGIKREKKALGYAVTEVKGDVIAETQRENFVNGLAGRVAGVEVNSTSGLPGSSSSIVIRGISSLSGSNQPLFVVDGLPISNNTTSTAVFASSVTGNAFDNRGVDFTNRAADINPEDIESVTILKGPEAAALYGIEAASGAIVITTKRGKAGKTRIDYSNSFRIDRIIEYPEIQQTYDRGSNGYTNEGNEELYYFGEPYPEGTKFYDNVKDFFQEAFTQRHNISFSGGSEKTQYRISASHTDAEGFVPTTGLEKLNISSAITAEFNDYLSADVTFDYTRSDNDQTFRGSGGPLLDLLLWPSTDDASNYLTPGGDRRDYADYSNAVENPYFNVNKNIFNSLTDRYKLNTQLTATPLSWLKFVGQIGVDYFTTNNTIVRHPESNTGKDFNGIFDQALVTTRNLTFQYYTQITPPKLFDDKITTDIKIGSAVYDYNTFSAAAGGQDFQAPDLWSINNTDLSTHRAFNNLTERRLVGAFASLNASYDNMLFLTLTGRNDWSSTLPKKNNSFFYPSAGLSFIFTELDAFKGFKNVLTYGKLRASVAEVGKDARPYSIRPFYTNALTTGGGFRYGFTGPSLDLKPEITTSYEYGLELKFFKNRLGIDATYFNKTSKDQIVQNLRLSYATGFVLMTFNAGEIQNEGIELQLNATPVQTENFSWDILANYTKNWSELVSLPGDVSEFYNSDTWLYGNVRLGSRVGGSLTTFTGYDFERNDDGEVLINPSNGLPILDTSEWIVVGDRNPDFSVGLTNTLRYKNFSLNFLLDFRVGGDVYNATEHYLTTRGLSKRTLDRETPRIVSGVLKDGNENVNPTENNIPIDLYRNSSYWSSIYPHQSFIEKDINWVRLRDVTFSYNFSSDILSSTKFLRTASVFVTGTDLFLLTNYSGLDPVASGNSAAVGGAGGAGIDYGNFPLPRGLNIGMRVGF; from the coding sequence ATGGAAAAACGATTACTCTTAATTTTACTCTGCTTCATTGGCATGCAATCTTTTGCCCAGGAGCGTAGGGTTACAGGAACAGTAAAAGATGGTAACGGTTTACCTGTTGCAGGAGCATCTGTTTACATAAAGGATACAAATAATGGAGCCGTTACAGACATGGATGGAAATTTTGCTTTGAACGCTCCAGATAATATGGAAGCTATTCTGGTAATTTCGTCTTTAGGTTTTGATACTCAGGAAATCAAGCTACAAAATAAGTCCACATTTAATATTCAATTAAGCGAAAATTTAGAAGGATTAGATGAAGTTGTAGTAACCGCTTTAGGAATAAAGAGGGAGAAAAAAGCGCTTGGTTATGCCGTTACAGAAGTTAAAGGGGATGTAATTGCAGAAACACAGCGTGAAAATTTTGTAAATGGTCTGGCAGGAAGAGTTGCTGGGGTAGAAGTAAATAGTACTTCAGGACTTCCTGGCTCTTCATCTTCTATAGTAATTAGGGGAATAAGTTCCTTAAGTGGTAGTAACCAACCATTATTTGTAGTAGATGGACTTCCAATTAGTAACAATACTACTTCCACTGCAGTATTTGCATCTTCTGTTACTGGTAATGCTTTTGATAACAGAGGGGTAGATTTTACAAATAGAGCGGCAGATATCAATCCTGAAGATATAGAATCTGTTACGATATTAAAAGGTCCTGAAGCTGCAGCATTATACGGTATAGAGGCTGCATCTGGAGCTATTGTAATTACTACTAAACGAGGTAAAGCCGGAAAAACTCGTATAGACTATAGCAACAGTTTTAGAATAGATAGAATTATAGAGTATCCAGAAATTCAGCAAACTTATGATAGAGGTTCTAATGGATATACTAATGAAGGGAATGAAGAATTATATTATTTTGGAGAACCTTATCCTGAAGGCACTAAATTCTATGATAATGTTAAGGACTTCTTCCAAGAAGCTTTCACTCAAAGACACAACATCTCATTTTCTGGTGGAAGTGAAAAGACTCAATATAGAATTTCTGCTTCTCACACAGATGCAGAAGGTTTTGTTCCAACCACCGGCTTAGAAAAATTAAATATTTCTTCTGCAATTACAGCAGAGTTCAATGACTATCTTTCTGCAGATGTAACGTTTGATTATACCAGATCAGATAATGATCAAACCTTTAGAGGTTCTGGTGGCCCATTATTAGATTTGCTGCTTTGGCCTTCTACAGATGATGCTAGTAACTATCTTACTCCAGGTGGTGATAGAAGAGACTATGCAGACTATTCTAACGCGGTAGAGAATCCATATTTCAATGTTAACAAAAATATCTTCAACTCATTAACAGATAGATATAAGTTAAATACTCAACTTACAGCTACTCCTCTAAGCTGGCTAAAATTTGTAGGTCAGATAGGGGTAGATTATTTTACTACGAATAATACAATTGTAAGACATCCAGAATCTAATACGGGTAAAGATTTTAATGGAATATTTGATCAGGCTTTAGTAACAACTAGAAATTTAACTTTTCAATATTATACACAGATCACTCCTCCAAAACTTTTTGATGATAAGATTACAACAGATATAAAAATTGGTAGTGCGGTTTATGATTATAACACATTTAGTGCTGCAGCAGGCGGGCAGGATTTTCAAGCTCCAGATTTATGGTCTATAAATAATACAGACCTATCTACTCATAGAGCTTTTAACAATTTAACAGAACGTAGATTGGTTGGCGCATTTGCAAGTTTAAATGCTAGTTATGATAATATGCTCTTTCTAACATTAACTGGAAGAAATGACTGGAGCTCAACGCTGCCTAAAAAGAATAACTCCTTCTTTTATCCATCTGCAGGATTGAGTTTTATATTTACAGAACTTGATGCTTTTAAAGGATTTAAAAATGTACTTACCTATGGTAAATTAAGAGCTTCTGTAGCCGAAGTTGGAAAAGATGCGAGACCTTATAGCATACGTCCTTTTTATACTAATGCTTTAACTACAGGTGGAGGTTTTCGATATGGGTTTACCGGACCAAGTTTAGATCTAAAGCCAGAGATTACAACTTCTTACGAATATGGTCTTGAACTTAAATTCTTTAAAAACAGATTGGGTATAGATGCTACCTATTTTAATAAGACCTCTAAAGATCAAATCGTTCAAAATCTAAGACTTAGTTATGCTACAGGATTTGTACTTATGACGTTTAATGCCGGTGAGATTCAAAATGAAGGTATTGAACTTCAATTAAATGCTACCCCAGTTCAAACCGAAAACTTCTCTTGGGATATCTTAGCTAACTATACTAAGAACTGGAGTGAATTGGTGAGTTTACCTGGTGATGTATCAGAATTCTATAATTCAGATACCTGGTTGTATGGAAATGTGCGTCTAGGATCTAGAGTAGGTGGTTCACTTACTACATTTACAGGGTATGATTTCGAAAGAAATGACGATGGGGAAGTATTAATTAATCCTTCTAACGGGTTACCAATTCTAGATACAAGCGAATGGATTGTTGTTGGAGATAGAAATCCAGACTTTTCAGTTGGACTTACCAATACCCTAAGATATAAGAACTTCTCTCTTAATTTCTTATTAGATTTTAGAGTAGGTGGAGATGTCTACAACGCTACAGAGCATTACCTAACAACAAGAGGATTAAGTAAGAGAACTTTAGATAGAGAAACCCCAAGAATTGTTTCTGGTGTGCTTAAGGATGGAAATGAGAACGTTAACCCAACAGAAAATAATATTCCTATAGATCTATATCGTAACTCTAGTTACTGGAGTAGTATATATCCACATCAAAGCTTTATAGAAAAGGATATAAACTGGGTGCGCTTAAGAGATGTAACTTTTAGTTATAATTTCTCTTCAGACATTTTAAGTAGCACTAAATTTTTAAGAACTGCTAGTGTTTTTGTTACAGGTACAGATCTGTTCTTGTTAACTAATTATTCAGGATTAGATCCAGTTGCAAGTGGAAACTCTGCTGCAGTAGGAGGCGCAGGTGGAGCAGGAATAGACTATGGTAATTTCCCATTACCAAGAGGATTGAATATAGGAATGAGAGTTGGATTTTAA
- a CDS encoding SusD/RagB family nutrient-binding outer membrane lipoprotein, with protein MKKIIYTCLMIAGTLTFSGCEDYIDVNTNPNGPDALLQPELFLPQIQSELAVAVQWDGRFTGFYTQNWAYSSGESYSLNLHNNPLSDSYAQLWRAVYWSMGYNLSDMIESGMNSEKYDFVGVGYILRAYGWQMLTDYHGPVIVTEAFNSSQRVFNYDEQEVVYEEIQRLLALGIENLERTDGLSPQDSGLSEADLIYNGDRDKWKRFAYGLLAINAHRLTNKSSYNADEVIGYVDQALAGNQDDATIRFEGTVSSNTNFFGPLRGNIGRYRQTKFMVGLLDGTNPELTDPDLIGADPLLEDSEEHLKDPRITAMMAPSPDGKYRGISPVVGINEWSPEESDLVPKNFWNEEGYTGTSPSPQIYFFNNDARFPLMTYAELQFIKSEAAFISGNKDVALNAYKKGVSSHMDFARQYAPDPSIFDTRREIYLSSEELYPSSAGELTLSKIMLQKYIATWGWGFFETWSDMRRYHYDMDTAEPVYKGFELPDPLYITNNENPAYRARPRFNSEYMWNKEALEVLGAFEEDYHTYETWFSKPE; from the coding sequence ATGAAAAAAATTATATACACATGTTTAATGATTGCCGGAACACTTACTTTTTCCGGCTGTGAGGATTATATAGATGTAAATACCAACCCTAACGGTCCGGATGCACTTTTACAGCCAGAATTATTCTTGCCGCAAATTCAGTCTGAACTAGCAGTTGCAGTTCAATGGGATGGTAGATTTACAGGTTTTTATACCCAAAATTGGGCATATTCTTCTGGAGAATCTTATTCTTTGAATTTGCACAACAACCCATTGTCAGATTCTTATGCCCAATTATGGAGAGCTGTTTATTGGAGTATGGGTTACAATCTATCTGATATGATAGAAAGTGGGATGAATAGTGAGAAATATGATTTCGTTGGAGTAGGCTATATTTTAAGAGCTTACGGTTGGCAAATGTTAACAGATTATCATGGACCTGTAATAGTAACTGAAGCATTCAATTCAAGTCAACGTGTTTTCAATTATGATGAGCAGGAAGTGGTTTATGAGGAAATACAAAGATTGTTAGCCTTAGGAATAGAAAATCTAGAAAGAACAGATGGTTTAAGTCCGCAAGATTCTGGTCTAAGCGAAGCAGATCTAATCTATAACGGAGATAGAGATAAATGGAAAAGATTTGCTTATGGTTTACTTGCAATAAATGCTCACAGATTAACTAATAAAAGTTCTTATAATGCAGATGAGGTTATTGGATATGTAGATCAGGCATTGGCAGGGAATCAAGATGATGCTACAATTCGTTTTGAGGGAACTGTAAGCTCTAATACTAATTTCTTTGGACCACTTAGAGGAAATATTGGTAGATACCGTCAAACCAAATTTATGGTAGGACTTTTAGACGGAACGAATCCAGAATTAACAGATCCAGACCTTATAGGTGCAGATCCATTATTGGAAGATTCAGAAGAACATTTAAAAGATCCAAGAATTACAGCAATGATGGCGCCATCTCCAGATGGTAAATATAGAGGGATATCTCCAGTGGTAGGTATTAATGAATGGTCTCCAGAAGAATCTGATTTAGTTCCAAAGAACTTTTGGAATGAGGAAGGTTATACGGGCACATCTCCATCTCCTCAAATATATTTCTTTAATAACGATGCTAGATTTCCTTTGATGACTTATGCAGAACTTCAGTTTATTAAGTCTGAGGCTGCTTTTATCTCTGGGAATAAAGATGTAGCATTAAATGCGTATAAAAAGGGGGTAAGTTCTCATATGGATTTTGCAAGACAATATGCTCCAGACCCCTCAATTTTTGATACTAGGCGTGAAATTTACCTTAGTAGTGAAGAACTATATCCATCTTCTGCGGGAGAGCTAACATTATCTAAGATCATGTTACAAAAATACATAGCTACTTGGGGATGGGGATTCTTCGAAACCTGGTCTGATATGAGAAGGTACCATTATGATATGGATACAGCAGAACCTGTTTACAAAGGTTTTGAACTTCCAGACCCATTATACATAACCAATAATGAGAACCCTGCCTACCGTGCAAGACCTAGATTCAATTCAGAATATATGTGGAACAAAGAGGCTTTAGAAGTACTTGGTGCTTTTGAAGAAGACTATCACACCTACGAAACTTGGTTTAGTAAACCAGAATAA